A single region of the Halostella litorea genome encodes:
- a CDS encoding conjugal transfer protein, with amino-acid sequence MTMREYLRVTPTSEQLTPERVPQALESLHKLTARDSTGLVDKLNPLHSETPPRFEFLALSDGADEPVEFYYGANEHLDTLEKRLRSIYPETFDIERTEVDVASRLVQPVEFDQETFVEQYESDDLQYEFGPDEQYELATDDNNQTELVDAESAADGETVADPSVDHIIEIGDTALELAPPDAIPRDEPVTTLAKPTMTSEGTVLARPATDTVSPLGVRWQGSATRKQDWMSSLSPFTGDDVDDSPDAVDQPGGALASLVDDLTEASAPLAFHVVFQRRASWQSDAEVRMEDIIEGRDTWAQRFLGPLLEFDDGSDRRSREELSDTQTARVGAIEAKNAKRSFTANIRALGVPSGDDEREELDERLESLAPVFDTLDGPCYEVEAERVRDNGLRQAKKEQHARTALQRLLDRELTTGRGKTRPEFVLSGRELANFLVVPSSDQLSVEGERGTRAEQQSRNPLARPHQDIMSEFRDGMAIGYALDDTGDPEDIPTHIPPRLLPMHYGRFGTTGSGKSKALLNDMLSLYDNTEGPTILVLPKNDEMAQNYMRAHARRFGMTDLKENVVHFPIPDVLPGFSFFDLEPSLESGRRREDAVRRKADHYEEILKLVMDEDRYKRATVAPTLIKTLITALFDEEYGRENGQYRESTDYFAHRQLEHVIDQLWEAGPPQPNLADAPRSSDEEVSRMIRRQFQHDSTTFDNVMGGVTHRLNYISQNPHLRRIFNNTENQFDFREVLDDNQVILFDLGDLRDEAARIMTGMILTNLDDALKDRKRDLTQYSDDYVVNLLVDEAASVVVSDIMNDLLEKGRGFRLSVGLSMQFPEQLEAEGGRKVYLNALNNIGTSLVSKINVDRELARAMAHEEMDPDDFANRIRSLPRGEWIGSVPSPAFGETGPYPFSLTPLEIPPGHPESEYPLTQREEEQFTETLASMHEDISDDYGVPAESDVSTASAPAELHEVLSIESDDLDVALAKVVRSRQLRDGCREENGWVDVEAVDEELRRLFEEVDAEPPSYEELADIRERSRHLDTTVDIEADEIRIRLTDAGEDIATPETGGVQAAGGHDHDTALLQIEEELSELGCTVSILAQDGSEKPDARASHPKVDDRFAIEVETTTPENPAKVLTNLRKAQAAGDIPLFVVRPGNDETEWAERVDGILTPPVHTLQNDETRFYTTDSNLTFNGGATEEGGVTAVRPATDNENGTHNIWQRDGDEIVLRDTSGTEHIRLPSLGNLSKDRVPAIYSYDHAADEYVVYEHGEQQIYETKSAFEDDWVRIKKPFVPEAELPAPDYTRSTYGIVILHDEAESVVYEDGEKRPLSAITDGSLHPVSSGSAAAEKPDQAPQPDSTVEEQQETSSPPSFESFVDEYLIEDADGAVPKDDVFGLYNDWAETHDIEDPLNKSWFTRKLNTHIEVDSTKKRIDGEPVRHYTGVRLRSEEDSQP; translated from the coding sequence ATGACAATGCGTGAGTACCTTCGCGTGACGCCGACATCCGAACAACTCACGCCGGAGCGTGTGCCCCAGGCACTGGAAAGCCTCCACAAACTGACCGCAAGGGACTCGACAGGGCTGGTCGACAAACTGAATCCACTACATAGCGAGACACCTCCCCGGTTCGAATTCCTCGCACTCAGTGACGGTGCGGATGAGCCCGTCGAATTCTACTACGGAGCCAACGAGCATCTGGACACTCTCGAGAAGCGTCTCCGGTCGATCTATCCCGAGACGTTCGACATCGAACGCACCGAGGTCGATGTTGCATCGCGACTCGTGCAGCCCGTCGAATTCGACCAGGAGACATTCGTCGAGCAGTATGAGTCGGACGACCTCCAGTACGAATTCGGTCCTGACGAGCAATACGAACTAGCGACTGACGACAACAATCAAACCGAGCTAGTAGACGCCGAATCAGCCGCGGATGGAGAGACGGTCGCTGACCCATCTGTCGACCACATCATCGAGATTGGGGATACTGCCCTCGAACTCGCCCCACCAGATGCGATTCCCAGGGATGAGCCGGTCACAACGCTGGCGAAACCAACGATGACGTCAGAGGGAACGGTACTTGCCCGGCCAGCGACTGATACCGTCTCCCCACTCGGCGTCCGGTGGCAGGGCTCGGCGACTCGGAAACAGGACTGGATGTCTTCGCTCTCGCCGTTCACTGGCGACGATGTAGACGATAGTCCCGATGCCGTCGACCAGCCTGGTGGCGCGCTCGCGTCGCTCGTCGATGACTTGACGGAGGCGAGTGCCCCACTAGCGTTCCACGTCGTCTTCCAGCGACGGGCGAGCTGGCAGAGCGATGCTGAAGTTCGTATGGAAGACATCATCGAGGGGCGGGATACCTGGGCGCAGCGGTTTTTGGGGCCACTCTTGGAGTTTGACGACGGCTCCGACCGCCGAAGCCGGGAGGAGTTGAGTGACACACAAACAGCTCGTGTCGGAGCTATCGAGGCGAAAAACGCGAAGCGCTCGTTTACCGCGAATATTCGCGCCCTTGGCGTTCCGTCTGGTGACGACGAGCGTGAGGAACTCGACGAGCGGTTGGAGTCACTTGCCCCCGTCTTCGATACACTCGATGGGCCGTGCTACGAAGTGGAGGCCGAACGGGTGCGCGACAACGGCTTGCGGCAGGCTAAAAAAGAGCAGCACGCACGAACCGCGCTGCAACGGCTTTTGGACCGCGAGCTTACGACCGGCCGTGGCAAGACTCGACCCGAGTTCGTCCTGAGCGGCCGCGAACTCGCGAACTTCCTCGTCGTTCCCTCTTCGGACCAACTCTCCGTGGAAGGCGAACGTGGAACGCGTGCGGAACAACAGAGCCGGAATCCGCTCGCCCGCCCTCACCAAGACATTATGAGCGAGTTCCGTGACGGGATGGCTATCGGGTACGCGCTCGACGACACTGGCGACCCCGAAGATATCCCGACACACATTCCGCCCCGCTTACTGCCGATGCATTACGGACGATTCGGTACCACCGGCTCAGGCAAGTCAAAAGCCCTCCTCAACGATATGCTCTCGTTGTACGACAACACTGAGGGACCGACCATCCTCGTCCTTCCGAAAAACGACGAGATGGCGCAGAACTACATGCGGGCCCACGCGCGCCGATTCGGGATGACCGACCTCAAGGAGAACGTCGTCCACTTCCCGATCCCGGACGTGCTTCCCGGATTCTCCTTTTTCGATCTCGAACCCTCGCTGGAGAGTGGCCGCCGCCGTGAGGATGCAGTCCGGCGAAAAGCCGACCACTACGAAGAGATCCTGAAGCTCGTCATGGACGAGGACCGATACAAGCGGGCGACGGTCGCCCCAACCCTCATCAAGACGCTCATCACCGCGCTGTTCGACGAGGAATACGGCCGTGAAAACGGCCAGTACCGGGAGTCAACCGATTACTTCGCCCACCGACAGCTCGAACACGTCATCGACCAGCTGTGGGAAGCCGGCCCGCCACAGCCGAATCTCGCAGACGCACCCCGATCGAGCGACGAGGAAGTCTCCCGCATGATCCGGCGGCAATTCCAACACGATTCGACCACCTTCGACAACGTGATGGGTGGGGTTACACACCGCCTCAACTACATCTCACAGAACCCCCACCTGCGCCGCATCTTCAACAACACCGAGAACCAGTTCGACTTCCGAGAAGTGCTCGACGATAACCAAGTCATCCTGTTCGACCTCGGCGATCTTCGCGACGAGGCCGCCCGGATTATGACGGGCATGATCCTCACCAATCTCGACGACGCGCTCAAAGACCGCAAGCGCGACCTCACCCAGTACTCCGACGACTACGTCGTGAACCTCCTCGTCGACGAAGCGGCCTCAGTCGTGGTCTCCGATATCATGAACGACCTCCTCGAGAAAGGACGAGGATTCCGGCTTTCAGTGGGCCTCTCAATGCAGTTCCCCGAGCAACTGGAAGCTGAAGGTGGGCGGAAAGTCTACCTGAACGCCCTGAACAACATCGGGACCTCACTCGTCAGCAAGATCAACGTCGACCGAGAACTGGCTCGGGCGATGGCCCACGAGGAGATGGACCCGGACGATTTCGCCAACCGGATTCGCTCGTTACCCCGTGGCGAGTGGATCGGCAGCGTCCCGAGCCCAGCATTCGGAGAAACCGGGCCGTATCCGTTCAGTCTCACACCGCTCGAAATCCCGCCGGGCCATCCCGAGAGTGAGTACCCGCTGACACAGCGTGAAGAAGAACAGTTCACTGAGACGCTCGCCTCGATGCACGAGGACATCAGTGACGACTACGGGGTGCCAGCGGAATCAGATGTGTCGACAGCGAGCGCACCTGCCGAATTACACGAGGTACTCAGCATCGAAAGCGACGACCTAGACGTCGCGCTAGCGAAGGTGGTTCGAAGCCGCCAGCTTCGAGACGGCTGTCGGGAAGAGAACGGCTGGGTAGATGTCGAAGCGGTTGACGAGGAACTCAGGCGGCTCTTCGAAGAAGTCGATGCCGAACCACCGTCGTATGAGGAACTAGCAGATATCCGCGAGCGATCACGCCATCTCGATACGACCGTCGATATCGAAGCAGACGAAATACGGATTCGATTGACCGACGCTGGCGAAGACATCGCGACACCCGAGACTGGGGGCGTACAAGCCGCCGGCGGACATGACCACGATACGGCACTCCTCCAGATCGAAGAAGAACTCAGCGAACTCGGCTGCACCGTCTCGATCCTCGCACAGGATGGCAGCGAGAAACCTGACGCGAGGGCGAGCCATCCCAAGGTTGACGACCGATTCGCGATCGAGGTCGAGACGACGACGCCCGAGAATCCCGCAAAGGTACTCACGAACCTCCGGAAGGCCCAAGCAGCAGGGGATATCCCGCTGTTTGTCGTTCGACCAGGAAACGACGAAACTGAGTGGGCCGAGCGTGTCGACGGCATTCTCACACCACCCGTTCATACCCTCCAGAATGACGAAACGCGGTTCTACACGACTGACTCGAATCTCACATTCAACGGCGGGGCGACCGAAGAAGGTGGAGTGACGGCCGTGCGACCGGCGACCGACAACGAGAACGGGACTCACAATATCTGGCAGCGTGATGGCGACGAGATCGTCCTCCGTGATACCAGCGGGACGGAACACATCCGCCTCCCGTCGCTTGGAAACCTCTCGAAGGATCGTGTGCCAGCCATCTACAGCTACGACCACGCTGCCGACGAGTACGTAGTATACGAGCACGGTGAGCAACAGATCTACGAGACGAAATCGGCGTTTGAGGACGACTGGGTGCGTATCAAGAAGCCATTCGTCCCCGAAGCCGAACTCCCCGCACCAGACTACACGCGTTCGACGTACGGCATCGTTATCCTTCACGATGAGGCGGAATCGGTCGTGTATGAAGACGGTGAGAAGCGGCCACTCTCGGCAATCACCGATGGGTCGCTCCACCCAGTATCATCTGGTTCAGCGGCCGCTGAAAAACCTGACCAGGCTCCTCAGCCAGATAGCACAGTCGAGGAACAGCAGGAAACCTCATCGCCACCGTCGTTCGAATCGTTCGTCGACGAATATCTTATCGAAGACGCAGATGGAGCCGTACCGAAAGATGACGTATTCGGCCTCTACAACGACTGGGCAGAGACTCATGACATCGAGGATCCGCTGAACAAGAGCTGGTTCACACGGAAGCTCAACACCCACATCGAGGTGGACTCCACGAAGAAGCGAATCGACGGAGAACCCGTCCGGCATTACACTGGTGTCCGCCTCCGCTCTGAGGAGGATTCTCAACCATGA
- a CDS encoding VirB4 family type IV secretion system protein, whose amino-acid sequence MFSVLLQAGGRATDQVAEWLLNPTSTEGAALYVLLAVILGVAGKLLWGRYHSTNDEEEVDFSDVLDEETLEEGNAEGQILDDISESHKTVTAPAAIEWETRAAHVGEQWTTTLYIADYADYPSDGYLSDLFEMTDVQFDLTAHITPKNQERARNELQDIADDLQVDADIEQSVRSAYLQERANEAAATYKAVENGANVFDQGMFITVRADEKEELRDAVQEVKSALRDDPSNLTPKTAICRQDLALQSAAPIGDNEFGRESIALGGAVGALLSSPHNATILEEGGVEFGIHKDNQSPVVIDPFARDNGYAMFTVGDTGSGKSFSSKQNFIRSIEQSKDRIGIILEPLNNWAGVAEALDAKRITVGGTLGLNPLEIRETPKHVQRAMGEDASPFNEKLDDAMSFLTNFFALRGISLGDRRTTLELALKRAYKRNGITDDISTHDNPSPTIRDMMDVFEDMVDEPEEFVVRADEEAGKIKEDATWLLDQLRPFEESGRHGNLGQESDFDIRDEKVIYLDLAQQEGSVDSSTALTMQLLISLVYERAKTSDKEVVFYIDEARYIMQDAASLAFLETVFRHHRHHDLSIRLVTQTVDEFFEHAESEAILDQCAVKQFHRLDGMDEEWADEFGLNYAQMRFVQDAVPGNEDAGFSEALVGVDGEWRGIQVKAMAKEKQVIDFEPTEQRRTSLPGAGEDAVNPDIQTFQDDLEARATGNGETAPERTPAETDGGSEEGDDNA is encoded by the coding sequence ATGTTTAGTGTCCTTCTTCAGGCCGGCGGGAGGGCAACCGACCAAGTCGCCGAGTGGTTACTGAATCCAACGTCGACCGAAGGCGCAGCACTCTACGTCCTTCTAGCCGTCATTCTCGGCGTCGCTGGCAAGCTTCTGTGGGGTCGATATCACAGCACTAACGACGAGGAGGAAGTCGATTTCTCGGACGTCCTCGACGAAGAGACGCTGGAGGAAGGCAACGCAGAAGGGCAGATCCTGGATGATATCTCAGAGTCGCACAAGACGGTAACTGCGCCGGCAGCCATCGAGTGGGAGACGCGAGCAGCCCACGTCGGCGAGCAGTGGACGACGACGCTGTACATCGCCGACTACGCCGACTATCCCAGCGATGGCTATCTGAGCGACCTCTTCGAGATGACGGACGTCCAGTTCGATTTGACGGCCCACATCACGCCGAAGAACCAGGAGCGGGCCCGGAACGAACTGCAGGACATCGCGGACGACCTGCAGGTCGACGCCGATATCGAACAGAGCGTCCGTAGCGCCTACCTTCAGGAGCGAGCGAACGAGGCCGCAGCGACGTACAAGGCCGTCGAGAATGGCGCGAACGTCTTCGACCAGGGGATGTTCATCACCGTCCGGGCCGACGAGAAAGAGGAACTGCGGGACGCCGTCCAGGAGGTCAAGAGTGCGCTCCGCGATGATCCATCGAACCTCACGCCGAAGACCGCGATCTGCCGGCAGGACCTTGCCCTCCAGTCCGCCGCACCCATCGGTGACAACGAGTTCGGCCGCGAGTCCATCGCCCTCGGCGGCGCCGTCGGGGCGTTACTCTCCTCGCCGCACAACGCGACGATTCTCGAGGAGGGCGGCGTCGAGTTCGGGATTCACAAGGACAACCAGAGTCCCGTGGTCATCGACCCGTTCGCGCGGGATAACGGCTACGCGATGTTCACCGTCGGCGACACCGGCTCCGGGAAGTCGTTCAGCTCCAAGCAGAACTTCATCCGCTCGATCGAGCAGAGCAAGGACCGTATCGGCATCATCCTCGAGCCGCTGAACAACTGGGCCGGCGTCGCGGAAGCGCTCGATGCCAAACGCATCACGGTTGGCGGGACGCTCGGCTTGAACCCCTTGGAGATCCGGGAGACGCCCAAACACGTCCAGCGAGCGATGGGTGAGGACGCGAGCCCGTTCAACGAGAAGCTTGACGACGCGATGAGCTTCCTCACCAACTTCTTCGCCCTCCGGGGTATCTCACTGGGAGACCGGCGCACCACGCTCGAGCTCGCCCTCAAGCGCGCGTACAAGCGCAACGGCATCACCGACGACATCTCCACGCACGATAACCCGAGCCCGACGATTCGGGATATGATGGACGTCTTCGAGGACATGGTCGACGAGCCCGAGGAGTTCGTCGTACGGGCTGACGAGGAGGCGGGGAAGATCAAGGAGGACGCGACGTGGCTGCTCGACCAGCTTCGGCCCTTCGAGGAGAGCGGTCGGCACGGCAACCTCGGCCAGGAGTCCGACTTCGATATCCGCGACGAGAAGGTCATCTATCTCGATCTCGCCCAGCAGGAGGGCAGCGTCGACAGTAGCACGGCGCTGACGATGCAGCTGCTCATCTCGCTGGTGTACGAGCGGGCGAAAACCTCGGACAAGGAGGTCGTGTTCTACATCGACGAAGCGCGATACATCATGCAGGACGCCGCGAGCCTGGCGTTCCTCGAAACGGTGTTCCGCCACCACCGTCACCACGATCTCTCGATTCGGTTGGTCACCCAGACGGTCGACGAGTTCTTCGAGCACGCCGAATCCGAGGCGATTCTGGACCAGTGCGCGGTCAAGCAGTTCCACCGCCTCGACGGGATGGACGAGGAGTGGGCCGACGAGTTCGGCCTGAACTACGCGCAGATGCGGTTCGTCCAGGACGCCGTGCCGGGCAACGAGGACGCTGGCTTCTCCGAGGCGCTGGTGGGCGTCGATGGCGAGTGGCGTGGCATCCAGGTCAAAGCGATGGCCAAGGAGAAGCAGGTCATCGACTTCGAGCCGACCGAGCAACGGCGAACCTCACTCCCCGGTGCTGGTGAAGACGCTGTGAATCCGGATATCCAGACATTCCAGGATGACCTCGAAGCCCGAGCAACCGGGAATGGAGAAACTGCACCCGAGCGGACGCCGGCGGAGACCGATGGGGGCTCAGAGGAAGGTGATGACAATGCGTGA
- the xseB gene encoding exodeoxyribonuclease VII small subunit, with protein MAKDSEIHDRLSRVEEIIEQLDADECNLDEGTALHEEGQELLAEVREILDEGSGEVVELE; from the coding sequence GTGGCAAAAGACTCTGAAATCCACGACCGACTGAGCCGCGTCGAGGAGATTATTGAGCAACTCGACGCGGACGAGTGCAACCTCGATGAAGGCACAGCACTCCACGAGGAAGGCCAGGAGCTCTTGGCTGAGGTGCGAGAAATCCTCGACGAGGGAAGTGGAGAAGTTGTGGAGCTCGAGTAA